In one Thermosipho ferrireducens genomic region, the following are encoded:
- the rplI gene encoding 50S ribosomal protein L9, with protein MKVVFLKDVPKMGKKGEVKKVSDGYARNFLIPKGLAVEATPDVLKRLEKQKAAQLEKERRIRQENEALLSEMKKHLYKIKVKAGDSGKLFGALTSSDIARTISDVLDKAIDKKWIILDKPIKMLGLYDIDVKLPGGVSGKIKVEILQEGKS; from the coding sequence ATGAAAGTGGTTTTTTTAAAAGATGTTCCAAAAATGGGAAAAAAAGGAGAAGTGAAGAAAGTATCAGATGGGTATGCGAGAAACTTTCTTATTCCAAAAGGTCTAGCTGTAGAAGCTACACCAGATGTTTTAAAACGTCTTGAAAAACAAAAGGCTGCTCAGCTTGAAAAAGAAAGGAGAATACGCCAGGAAAATGAGGCACTTTTAAGTGAAATGAAAAAACATTTATACAAAATAAAAGTTAAGGCAGGGGATTCTGGAAAACTGTTTGGAGCGCTTACAAGTTCGGATATTGCAAGAACTATTTCGGATGTTCTTGATAAAGCTATTGATAAAAAGTGGATTATATTGGACAAACCAATAAAAATGTTAGGGCTTTATGATATTGATGTTAAGCTACCAGGTGGAGTTTCTGGAAAAATTAAAGTAGAAATTTTGCAGGAGGGAAAAAGTTGA
- a CDS encoding HemK/PrmC family methyltransferase, translating into MKIGEAIKISKRMGLPETEALILLSYLSGNSKEYLLSHLEEECNEKFFLFVKKRLSGYPLHYIIKKKHFFKGEFYVEEGVFIPRFETEGLVELAIDIIKRRKIGTIAEIGVGSGAVSVSILCETNVRALGTDVSEKAIKVTRLNASNFGVESRIDLRKGRFLEPFRSEYKNIELIISNPPYVRQGAILPEDVTFEPPEALFGGEDGLYFYKEFFKLYDTSGKIVLMEIGDDQGEYFRKQNITVLKDYSGKDRYILVE; encoded by the coding sequence ATGAAAATTGGAGAAGCTATTAAAATATCGAAAAGAATGGGGCTTCCAGAAACGGAAGCCCTTATTCTTCTTTCATATTTGTCAGGAAATTCAAAAGAATACCTTTTATCCCATTTAGAGGAAGAATGTAATGAAAAGTTTTTTTTATTTGTAAAAAAAAGACTTTCTGGTTATCCTTTACATTATATTATAAAGAAAAAACATTTTTTTAAAGGGGAATTTTATGTGGAAGAAGGTGTTTTTATTCCCCGGTTTGAAACAGAAGGACTTGTAGAACTTGCAATAGATATTATAAAGAGAAGAAAAATCGGTACGATAGCTGAAATTGGCGTTGGAAGTGGGGCAGTCTCTGTTAGCATTTTATGTGAGACAAACGTTCGTGCTTTAGGAACAGATGTTTCAGAGAAAGCTATAAAAGTGACTCGTTTGAATGCTTCAAATTTTGGTGTAGAAAGCAGGATTGATTTACGAAAGGGGAGATTTCTGGAGCCATTTCGCAGTGAATATAAAAATATAGAGCTGATTATATCGAATCCTCCTTATGTGAGGCAGGGAGCTATATTACCTGAGGATGTTACTTTTGAGCCTCCAGAAGCTCTTTTTGGGGGGGAAGATGGCCTTTACTTTTACAAGGAATTCTTTAAGTTGTATGATACTTCTGGTAAAATAGTATTAATGGAAATAGGAGATGATCAGGGGGAATATTTTAGAAAACAAAATATAACTGTTTTAAAAGATTACTCGGGAAAAGACAGATATATATTAGTTGAATAG
- a CDS encoding metal-sulfur cluster assembly factor, protein MAESLKEQVWNKLKQVIDFEIGLDIVSLGLVYKVEVDDNNNVYVLMTMTTPMCPLAGMILQDAETKVRELEEVKDVKIELTFDPPWTPDMVDPEVRGQLGI, encoded by the coding sequence ATGGCTGAGAGTTTGAAAGAACAAGTGTGGAATAAACTAAAGCAGGTTATTGATTTTGAGATAGGACTGGATATAGTTTCCCTTGGATTGGTGTATAAGGTTGAGGTGGATGACAATAATAACGTATACGTTCTTATGACAATGACAACTCCTATGTGTCCTCTGGCCGGGATGATTTTACAGGATGCAGAAACGAAAGTAAGAGAGTTAGAAGAAGTTAAAGATGTGAAAATAGAACTAACATTTGATCCACCGTGGACTCCAGATATGGTGGATCCTGAGGTGAGGGGGCAACTTGGTATATGA
- the glmM gene encoding phosphoglucosamine mutase has product MALFGTDGIRGIVNESLTPEIAFRLGNALGKIVDRRVFIGKDTRNSGDLLEAALISGLTSAGVDVYRCGIMPTPALAMITKLEDSCGIMISASHNPPEYNGLKVILRGFKLPDDVEKRIEEEMEKTLLVDYRKIGRVIDYKLAVDEYYDYVRKMYNDLDLSGFKLLVDVANGATFEINPEILESFGAKVEIINNKPDGFNINDSCGSTHPEYARKKMRDGWIGILYDGDGDRCIILDESGKEVHGDKIIGIAAKSMYHEKRLKNHAVVLTILSNIGVEKYLKKLGIKTIRTKVGDRYVLQEMLSNEIMLGGERSGHIIFLDRSTTGDGLITTLEILRIVSKSERTLEELADEIPDYPQVMLNVKVNNKEVARRQEIFEEIKKYEGSDYRVIVRPSGTEPVVRVMVEGKDETKANEIADSIAKLVIQLDNKEAH; this is encoded by the coding sequence GTGGCGCTGTTTGGAACTGATGGAATCAGAGGAATAGTGAATGAATCACTTACTCCTGAAATAGCATTTCGTTTAGGCAATGCGTTGGGAAAGATAGTTGATAGGAGAGTTTTTATAGGAAAAGACACAAGAAATTCAGGTGATTTACTTGAAGCAGCCCTTATTTCAGGGTTAACATCTGCGGGAGTTGATGTTTACAGGTGTGGTATAATGCCGACACCTGCTCTGGCTATGATTACGAAACTGGAAGATTCATGTGGTATCATGATTTCCGCTTCTCATAATCCTCCAGAGTATAATGGTTTGAAAGTTATTTTGAGAGGATTTAAGTTGCCTGACGATGTTGAGAAGCGTATAGAGGAAGAAATGGAGAAAACCCTGTTAGTTGATTATAGAAAGATAGGTAGAGTTATTGATTACAAACTTGCGGTGGATGAGTATTATGATTATGTAAGAAAAATGTATAATGATCTGGATTTATCTGGTTTTAAGCTGCTCGTCGACGTAGCTAATGGTGCAACTTTCGAAATTAATCCTGAAATACTGGAAAGTTTTGGAGCAAAGGTTGAGATAATTAACAACAAACCAGATGGTTTTAATATAAATGACAGTTGTGGATCTACTCATCCTGAATATGCAAGAAAAAAGATGAGAGATGGATGGATAGGGATTTTGTATGATGGAGACGGCGATAGATGCATTATTTTAGATGAATCTGGCAAAGAAGTCCATGGGGATAAAATAATAGGAATAGCAGCAAAATCCATGTATCATGAAAAAAGGTTGAAAAATCACGCAGTGGTTCTTACTATACTTTCAAATATAGGAGTGGAAAAGTATTTAAAAAAGTTGGGAATAAAAACTATTCGTACAAAGGTTGGAGATAGATACGTTTTGCAGGAAATGTTGAGCAATGAAATTATGCTTGGCGGGGAAAGAAGTGGGCATATTATATTCCTGGATCGTTCTACTACAGGTGATGGTCTTATAACAACTCTTGAAATATTGAGGATAGTTTCTAAATCTGAGAGAACCCTTGAAGAACTTGCAGATGAAATACCAGATTATCCGCAAGTAATGTTAAACGTAAAGGTTAATAATAAAGAAGTTGCAAGAAGACAGGAAATATTTGAGGAAATTAAGAAATATGAGGGCAGTGATTATAGAGTAATTGTCAGACCTTCTGGTACAGAACCTGTTGTCAGGGTGATGGTTGAAGGTAAAGATGAAACGAAAGCAAATGAGATAGCAGATAGTATTGCAAAATTAGTGATCCAGCTGGATAATAAGGAGGCGCATTAA
- the tgt gene encoding tRNA guanosine(34) transglycosylase Tgt, whose product MGLKFELLKKDGKARRGRIFLPHGVVETPTFMPVGTNANVKLMTPRLLNEIKAQIILSNAFHVYLKPGLDIIRHHSGVHNFIGWDKPILTDSGGFQVFSLRKGRKVTEDGVVIRSPLDGSKHFITPELSMEIQYTIGSDIVMAFDYCAEPGVSHEEAERALELTTKWAKRSLKKLREFSDQAIFGIVQGAFFYDLRERSAFEITAMDFDGFAIGGLSVGEEYDITMAMTEFTAPLLPENKPRYFMGAGSPKIIVDLVANGIDIFDSVLPTRVARHGQALTWKGKINIRAAKYKFSREPIDYNCQCYTCSSFTRSYIRHLFDRKEILGQILLTIHNLHFMMELSAKIRDAIENNTFSELRKEVLTYYD is encoded by the coding sequence ATGGGTTTGAAATTTGAGCTTTTAAAAAAAGATGGAAAAGCGAGACGTGGAAGGATATTTTTGCCACATGGGGTTGTGGAAACCCCTACTTTTATGCCAGTTGGAACAAATGCTAATGTAAAGTTAATGACTCCGCGTTTGTTGAATGAAATAAAGGCACAAATAATACTTTCAAATGCATTCCATGTGTATTTAAAACCCGGGTTAGACATTATAAGACATCATTCGGGAGTGCATAACTTTATAGGATGGGATAAACCTATTTTAACAGATAGTGGGGGGTTTCAGGTTTTTAGTTTGAGAAAAGGAAGAAAAGTAACGGAAGATGGAGTTGTTATACGTTCACCGCTGGATGGTTCAAAGCATTTTATAACTCCAGAATTATCTATGGAGATTCAATATACAATAGGTTCCGATATTGTTATGGCATTTGATTACTGTGCTGAACCCGGAGTGAGTCATGAAGAAGCAGAAAGAGCTCTGGAATTGACGACTAAATGGGCAAAAAGAAGTTTGAAAAAGCTCAGAGAATTTTCAGACCAGGCGATTTTTGGAATAGTTCAGGGAGCTTTTTTTTACGATTTGAGGGAAAGAAGTGCTTTTGAAATTACAGCAATGGATTTTGATGGATTTGCAATAGGTGGATTGAGTGTAGGTGAGGAATATGATATTACAATGGCAATGACAGAGTTTACTGCGCCGTTATTACCTGAGAATAAACCCAGATATTTTATGGGAGCAGGTTCTCCGAAGATAATTGTTGATCTTGTTGCAAATGGTATAGATATATTTGATAGTGTATTGCCTACGAGAGTTGCCAGACATGGTCAGGCACTTACATGGAAAGGTAAGATTAATATAAGAGCTGCAAAGTATAAATTTAGCAGAGAACCCATTGATTACAATTGTCAATGTTATACATGTAGTAGTTTTACAAGGTCTTATATCAGGCATCTTTTTGATAGAAAAGAAATTCTTGGGCAGATACTTTTAACGATTCACAATCTTCATTTTATGATGGAACTGAGTGCTAAAATAAGAGACGCGATAGAGAACAACACATTTTCTGAACTCCGAAAGGAGGTTTTAACTTACTATGATTAA
- a CDS encoding cyclodeaminase/cyclohydrolase family protein — protein sequence MELKNMTLKEFCDKVAEKSPVPGGGAVGAIVASLAASLNQMVANLTIGKKKYEEYEEIMEEVLENMELSRRRLQDIADRDIRAFNKVMEAFKIPKDNPERKEKLEHALKEAADVPFELARESRNVMKYTEITCKWGNKNAISDAFSAAELSLAAFKIAMYNVLINLKSIKDSAFVKHYEEELKELKGEIEGIYNNIKELIAANGFEI from the coding sequence ATGGAATTAAAAAATATGACTTTAAAAGAATTTTGTGATAAAGTAGCTGAAAAATCTCCAGTGCCTGGTGGTGGAGCAGTTGGAGCTATAGTTGCCTCATTGGCAGCTTCTTTGAATCAAATGGTTGCAAATTTAACTATAGGGAAAAAGAAGTATGAAGAATACGAAGAAATTATGGAAGAAGTACTTGAAAATATGGAGCTCTCCAGAAGGCGTTTACAAGATATAGCCGATAGAGATATCAGAGCTTTTAACAAAGTTATGGAAGCATTTAAAATTCCAAAAGATAATCCAGAGAGAAAGGAAAAACTGGAACATGCCTTGAAAGAAGCTGCAGATGTACCTTTTGAGCTTGCAAGAGAATCTCGAAATGTAATGAAGTACACGGAAATAACGTGTAAATGGGGAAACAAAAATGCTATCTCAGATGCCTTTTCTGCAGCTGAACTTTCCTTAGCTGCTTTTAAAATAGCAATGTACAATGTGCTTATAAATTTAAAGTCGATTAAGGATTCTGCTTTTGTAAAGCATTATGAGGAAGAGCTTAAAGAGTTAAAAGGAGAAATAGAAGGGATTTATAATAATATTAAGGAGCTGATTGCTGCGAATGGGTTTGAAATTTGA
- a CDS encoding cupin domain-containing protein, translating to MEVIVKKPTQEELKKLGVEQWPIWTKEVSEFDWYYDETEICYFIEGEVEVETVDGKIYKIGKGDLVKFPKGLRCKWKVKAPVKKHYNFES from the coding sequence ATGGAAGTTATTGTGAAAAAACCAACCCAGGAGGAATTAAAAAAATTAGGTGTTGAACAATGGCCAATCTGGACAAAAGAAGTGTCTGAATTTGATTGGTATTATGATGAAACTGAAATTTGTTATTTTATTGAAGGAGAAGTTGAAGTTGAAACGGTTGATGGGAAAATTTATAAAATAGGCAAAGGGGATCTGGTAAAGTTTCCAAAGGGACTACGTTGTAAATGGAAAGTTAAGGCTCCAGTAAAAAAACATTATAATTTTGAAAGCTGA
- a CDS encoding DUF368 domain-containing protein, protein MLKYFITGFLMGLANLIPGVSGGTMAVITGVYEDLVKAISSIFKLQKKDGIILLWIGIGIVVSIFGGAKLFDLTLKMYPFYMYAFFFGLILASFFYLFKNAESFKLVPFILGVVLVIFPHFLPQRSVGDGFIYFLGGVVGGSAMIVPGLSGSLMLLVIGIYESVINAVSDFQVFILFQVGAGVILGVFFTTLVLKWAFSHYRAVVESFILGLVFASLYLIFPPSHGKGNLAVGILVLFIGVLSFFLIERMGKKS, encoded by the coding sequence TTGCTTAAATACTTTATCACAGGTTTTCTTATGGGGTTGGCGAATTTAATACCAGGTGTAAGTGGTGGAACTATGGCAGTAATTACAGGGGTGTATGAGGACCTTGTTAAAGCCATTTCATCGATATTCAAGTTACAAAAAAAAGATGGCATAATTTTATTATGGATAGGTATAGGCATTGTAGTTTCAATATTTGGTGGAGCTAAATTATTTGATTTGACTCTCAAAATGTATCCTTTCTATATGTACGCTTTCTTTTTTGGACTTATTCTGGCTTCTTTTTTTTATCTGTTCAAAAATGCAGAAAGCTTTAAGTTAGTACCGTTTATTCTTGGGGTGGTTCTGGTGATTTTTCCTCATTTTCTTCCGCAAAGAAGTGTTGGTGATGGATTTATATATTTCTTAGGGGGAGTTGTTGGAGGAAGCGCGATGATTGTTCCCGGTTTAAGTGGTTCTTTAATGTTACTTGTGATAGGAATATACGAAAGTGTTATAAACGCAGTTAGCGATTTTCAGGTTTTTATTTTGTTTCAAGTGGGAGCAGGTGTGATACTTGGAGTATTTTTTACTACTTTGGTTTTAAAATGGGCTTTTTCTCATTATAGAGCTGTGGTAGAGAGTTTTATTCTGGGACTTGTATTTGCTTCGTTGTATCTCATCTTTCCACCCTCCCATGGAAAAGGGAATTTAGCAGTGGGAATTTTGGTACTTTTTATAGGAGTTTTGAGTTTTTTTCTTATAGAAAGAATGGGGAAAAAATCATGA
- a CDS encoding proline--tRNA ligase has product MRFSQLYAPTLRENPSDAEIPSQALLQRGGFIRKVAAGIYTYLPLGRRVLLKIENIVREEMNRIGAQEILMPIIQPAELWKMTGRWDDYGPEMMKFKDRHDRDFTLGPTHEELLTSVVNNELTSYKQLPMTFYQIANKYRDEIRPRFGVLRAREFIMKDAYSFHDSWESLDEMYLKMREAYERIMKRIDLKFTIVEAAAGAIGGNESHEFVAFANAGESTILYCDCGYAGSDERVPYKGKYRIYEENEKELELLFTPDVRTVEQVADFIGVKSSKIVKSLVFRGRDGYVMALVPGDKELNFEKLKSYINDQSLEMATPDEVIQNFGVPIGFLGPVGVRNVRVIADYQVKYMKNFVVGGMKKDYHYINVNYGRDFEVEEWADLVVVEPGDPCPSCGKPLKGEKGIELGHIFKLGTKYSESMNVKYMDKNGELKPFIMGCYGWGISRTLGAVVEQYHDDNGMVWPLSIAPYEIIITVVGKEKELKFGENVYNFLKEKSDEVVLDDRAVSPGVKFKDADLIGFPFRVTIGKMLKNNKVEIKVRTGEKFVVEANIQKIYELLEKLKKEYKLS; this is encoded by the coding sequence ATGAGATTTTCACAATTGTATGCTCCGACATTAAGAGAAAATCCTTCCGATGCGGAGATACCGAGTCAGGCACTTTTGCAAAGAGGTGGGTTTATAAGAAAAGTTGCAGCTGGAATTTACACATATTTACCACTTGGAAGGAGAGTTTTGTTGAAAATTGAAAATATTGTGCGTGAAGAAATGAACAGAATAGGCGCTCAGGAGATTTTGATGCCTATAATACAGCCTGCGGAGCTGTGGAAAATGACTGGAAGATGGGATGATTATGGACCTGAAATGATGAAGTTTAAAGATAGACATGATAGAGATTTTACACTTGGTCCCACGCATGAAGAACTTTTAACCAGTGTTGTAAATAACGAATTAACTTCATATAAGCAGCTTCCAATGACTTTTTATCAAATAGCAAATAAATATAGAGATGAAATTAGACCACGTTTTGGTGTTTTAAGAGCCCGGGAATTTATAATGAAAGATGCGTATAGCTTTCATGATTCGTGGGAATCTCTTGATGAAATGTATTTAAAGATGAGGGAAGCGTATGAGCGTATAATGAAGCGTATCGATTTAAAATTTACTATTGTAGAAGCAGCTGCGGGAGCAATAGGTGGTAATGAATCTCATGAATTTGTTGCGTTTGCTAACGCAGGAGAAAGTACTATTCTATATTGTGATTGTGGATATGCAGGGAGTGATGAGAGAGTTCCATATAAAGGAAAGTATAGAATTTATGAAGAGAATGAAAAAGAATTAGAGTTGTTGTTTACGCCGGATGTTCGAACTGTGGAACAGGTTGCAGATTTTATAGGGGTAAAGAGTTCTAAAATAGTTAAATCTCTGGTTTTTAGAGGTAGAGATGGTTATGTTATGGCTCTGGTTCCTGGAGACAAAGAATTAAATTTTGAAAAACTCAAGAGTTATATAAACGACCAATCACTTGAAATGGCAACACCGGATGAAGTTATTCAAAATTTTGGGGTTCCCATAGGCTTTCTTGGTCCAGTTGGAGTGAGAAATGTGAGAGTTATAGCCGATTATCAGGTAAAATACATGAAAAATTTTGTGGTGGGAGGAATGAAAAAAGATTATCACTATATAAACGTAAATTATGGTAGAGATTTTGAGGTTGAAGAGTGGGCGGATCTTGTGGTTGTTGAACCAGGAGATCCCTGTCCGAGCTGTGGCAAGCCATTGAAAGGAGAGAAGGGTATAGAACTTGGCCATATTTTTAAGCTTGGTACTAAATACTCGGAATCGATGAATGTAAAGTATATGGATAAAAATGGTGAGTTAAAACCATTTATAATGGGATGCTACGGGTGGGGAATATCACGTACCTTAGGAGCCGTTGTAGAGCAATACCATGACGATAACGGAATGGTTTGGCCACTTTCAATAGCACCTTATGAAATAATAATTACTGTGGTCGGAAAAGAAAAGGAGTTAAAGTTTGGTGAAAATGTTTATAATTTTTTGAAGGAAAAGTCGGATGAAGTTGTACTGGATGATAGGGCAGTATCTCCAGGTGTAAAGTTTAAGGACGCAGATTTGATTGGATTTCCATTTAGAGTGACAATAGGAAAGATGTTAAAAAATAATAAAGTAGAAATAAAAGTTAGAACAGGTGAAAAATTTGTTGTTGAGGCCAATATACAAAAAATATACGAACTTCTGGAAAAATTGAAAAAGGAATATAAGTTATCTTAA
- the cysS gene encoding cysteine--tRNA ligase yields the protein MAVYITNTETGKKEKLRTMEPGVVKMYVCGPTVYNYIHIGNARPAVTFDAFRRFLEYKGYRVIMVQNFTDIDDKIIREANEWGVSFKDVADTFIMEYWKDAHALGIRAANFHPRTTDFVKEIIEMVEKLIAKEIAYVVENGDVYFSVRKFEKYGSLSGKNIDDLLAGARIEVNSLKKDPLDFVLWKSAKPSEPNWESPWGCGRPGWHIECSVMSQELLGDTFDIHAGGEDLIFPHHEDEKAQSEALTGKPFALQWMHNAMIIIRGDKMSKSLGNVFMVREAVRRYGKDAVKLFLLSKHYRTPIEFSPEILEDNKRAASRVLKTLKRYEEKYSYPLVPKRDAWLNEKEAEFIEALEDDFNTPKAIAILFETAKELNRAMDGGDEDKALKAYHLITRVFGSILGIFEEGSYYEERKDTAGEKVLEKIIEIRNKFRKEKNYIAADLIRDGLKELGIQLFDTADGTKWEKIDGGE from the coding sequence ATGGCAGTTTATATAACAAACACTGAAACGGGAAAAAAGGAAAAATTGCGTACAATGGAACCTGGAGTAGTTAAAATGTATGTTTGTGGACCGACTGTTTATAACTATATTCATATCGGAAACGCCAGGCCGGCTGTAACTTTTGATGCGTTCAGGCGTTTTCTTGAATATAAAGGATATCGAGTAATAATGGTGCAAAATTTTACTGATATAGATGACAAAATAATAAGAGAAGCTAATGAGTGGGGAGTAAGTTTCAAAGATGTTGCCGATACATTTATTATGGAGTACTGGAAGGATGCCCACGCTCTTGGAATAAGAGCTGCAAATTTTCATCCGAGAACAACGGATTTTGTAAAAGAAATAATAGAAATGGTGGAAAAACTTATAGCAAAGGAAATAGCATACGTTGTTGAAAATGGAGATGTATACTTTAGTGTGAGAAAATTTGAAAAATATGGGTCACTTTCAGGAAAAAATATAGATGATTTGTTGGCAGGTGCACGAATAGAAGTAAATTCTTTGAAGAAAGATCCTCTGGATTTCGTTTTGTGGAAATCTGCTAAACCCTCAGAACCAAATTGGGAAAGCCCGTGGGGGTGTGGTAGACCTGGATGGCATATTGAGTGTTCTGTAATGTCTCAGGAATTGCTGGGCGACACTTTTGATATACACGCAGGAGGTGAAGATTTAATTTTTCCTCATCACGAGGATGAAAAGGCCCAGAGTGAGGCTTTAACAGGAAAGCCGTTTGCCCTGCAATGGATGCACAATGCAATGATTATAATACGTGGGGATAAAATGAGTAAATCGCTGGGAAACGTATTTATGGTTCGTGAAGCAGTAAGAAGGTATGGAAAAGATGCGGTTAAACTTTTCCTGCTTTCCAAACATTATAGAACTCCCATAGAATTTTCCCCTGAGATTCTTGAAGATAATAAAAGAGCAGCTTCAAGAGTGCTGAAAACTTTGAAAAGATACGAAGAGAAGTATTCTTATCCTTTGGTTCCAAAGAGAGATGCCTGGTTAAACGAGAAGGAAGCAGAATTTATAGAAGCCCTGGAAGATGATTTTAATACACCAAAGGCTATAGCGATTCTTTTTGAGACGGCAAAGGAGTTAAACAGGGCAATGGATGGAGGAGATGAAGATAAGGCGCTTAAAGCGTACCATTTGATTACGAGGGTATTTGGAAGTATTTTAGGAATATTTGAGGAAGGTTCATACTATGAAGAACGAAAAGATACTGCAGGTGAAAAAGTATTAGAAAAAATAATAGAGATTAGAAATAAATTTAGAAAAGAAAAAAATTATATAGCCGCAGATTTAATAAGAGATGGGTTAAAAGAACTGGGGATACAACTTTTTGATACGGCAGATGGTACAAAGTGGGAAAAAATTGACGGGGGTGAATAA
- the gltX gene encoding glutamate--tRNA ligase: MIRLRFAPSPTGYLHVGGARTALFNYLYARKMNGSFILRIEDTDIERSEKQFEDGLIKALKWLGLDWDEGPDVGGNYGPYRQSERLQIYEQMAEKLLNEGKAYKVYAYPEEIEALREKLLAGGKPPHYTREMLEIYTTAERIREYEEKGLKPAIYFSMPRKEYVLNDIVKGEVIFKEGTVGDFAIIRSNGIPIYNFACVVDDHLMEISHVIRGDDHLSNTVKQLALYEAFGWTPPKFGHVSMILGPDAKKLSKRHGATSVEEFKEKGYLPEAVVNFLVLLGWSHPEGKEIMSIEEMIEAFSLDRLGKNPAIFDPTKLRWMNAEHFRKLDDDKALEKAIPFLEKYASFEEIKQNKEWFIRLIKSVKDRVEELSELPKMVEFFFEEPSLERNVSSDIRVVFGKLVSELEETSDWDEKVIYSIFKKVLKGSKVKGKEFYMALRKALTGREEGPELIDIVYLLGKDKIIRRLKRYI; encoded by the coding sequence ATGATTCGTCTGAGGTTTGCGCCAAGTCCTACAGGGTATTTACATGTTGGAGGAGCTCGTACTGCGCTTTTTAATTATCTTTATGCAAGAAAGATGAATGGTTCCTTTATTTTGAGAATAGAGGACACTGATATAGAACGTTCTGAAAAGCAGTTTGAAGATGGATTGATAAAAGCTTTGAAGTGGCTTGGGCTGGACTGGGATGAGGGACCTGATGTAGGCGGAAATTACGGTCCGTATAGACAAAGTGAAAGGCTTCAAATTTACGAACAAATGGCGGAAAAGCTTTTGAATGAGGGTAAAGCATACAAAGTTTATGCATATCCTGAAGAGATTGAAGCTTTACGTGAAAAACTTTTAGCAGGTGGTAAGCCACCACATTATACTCGTGAGATGCTGGAAATTTATACCACTGCTGAAAGGATAAGAGAATATGAGGAAAAAGGGTTAAAACCAGCGATTTATTTTTCAATGCCAAGAAAAGAATATGTTTTGAATGATATAGTAAAAGGAGAAGTAATATTTAAAGAAGGAACAGTTGGAGATTTTGCTATTATTCGGAGCAATGGAATTCCCATATATAATTTTGCGTGTGTTGTTGATGATCATTTAATGGAAATATCCCATGTAATAAGAGGTGATGATCACTTGTCCAATACTGTTAAACAACTGGCTTTGTATGAAGCATTTGGGTGGACTCCACCGAAATTTGGACATGTTTCTATGATTTTAGGGCCTGATGCGAAAAAGCTGAGTAAAAGGCATGGTGCAACTTCAGTAGAAGAATTCAAGGAAAAGGGATATTTACCGGAAGCTGTGGTAAACTTTTTGGTACTTCTTGGATGGTCTCATCCTGAAGGAAAGGAAATAATGAGTATTGAAGAAATGATAGAAGCTTTTTCACTTGATAGACTTGGGAAAAATCCAGCGATATTTGATCCAACAAAATTAAGATGGATGAACGCAGAACATTTCAGGAAACTCGACGATGATAAAGCGTTAGAAAAAGCAATACCTTTTTTGGAAAAATACGCCTCTTTTGAAGAGATAAAACAAAATAAAGAATGGTTTATCAGATTGATAAAATCTGTAAAAGACAGAGTAGAGGAACTTTCCGAACTTCCTAAAATGGTTGAGTTTTTCTTTGAAGAACCTTCTCTGGAAAGAAATGTATCTTCTGATATCAGAGTAGTGTTTGGGAAACTTGTTTCAGAGCTGGAAGAAACTTCGGACTGGGATGAAAAGGTTATATATTCTATTTTTAAAAAGGTGTTGAAAGGTTCTAAAGTAAAAGGCAAAGAATTTTACATGGCGCTCAGGAAGGCTTTAACAGGTAGAGAAGAAGGTCCGGAATTGATAGATATTGTGTATCTTTTAGGAAAGGATAAAATCATTCGGAGACTTAAGAGGTACATATAG